From a single Equus asinus isolate D_3611 breed Donkey chromosome 2, EquAss-T2T_v2, whole genome shotgun sequence genomic region:
- the LOC106833339 gene encoding olfactory receptor 4F17, with protein MVTEFIFLGLSNSQGLQIFLFVFFFVFYVGIVFGNLLIVITMASDSHLHSPMYFLLANLSVIDLCLSSVTAPKMIADFFSKHKVISFKGCFAQIFLLHFFGGSELVILIAMAFDRYVAICKPLRYSEIMCGNVCIGIAAAAWGTGFLHSVSQLAFAVNLPFCGPNKVDSFYCDLPRLIKLTCTDTYRLDIMVIANSGVLAVCSFILLIISYSIILVTIRNRPSDRSSKALSTLTAHITVVLLFFGPCVFIYAWPFPVKSLDKFLAVFDSVVTPLLNPIIYTLRNKDMKMALKRLRKWNVNFRINF; from the coding sequence ATGGTGACTGAGTTCATTTTTCTTGGACTTTCCAATTCTCAGGGACTCCAAATTTTCCTGTTTGTATTCTTCTTTGTATTCTATGTAGGAATTGTGTTTGGAAACCTTCTTATTGTCATAACTATGGCTTCTGATTCCCACCTTCATTCTCCCATGTATTTCCTGCTGGCCAACCTCTCAGTCATTGATCTGTGTCTATCTTCAGTCACAGCCCCCAAGATGATTGCTGACTTTTTCAGTAAACACAAAGTCATCTCTTTCAAGGGCTGCTTTGCTCAgatatttctccttcatttcttcgGTGGAAGTGAGTTGGTGATCCTTATAGCCATGGCCTTTGACAGATATGTAGCAATCTGTAAACCCCTTCGCTACTCTGAAATTATGTGTGGCAATGTGTGTATTGGCATTGCGGCTGCTGCATGGGGAACTGGCTTCCTCCACTCAGTGAGCCAATTGGCTTTTGCAGTGAACTTACCATTCTGTGGTCCCAACAAGGTTGATAGCTTTTACTGTGACCTTCCTAGGCTCATCAAACTCACCTGTACAGACACCTATAGGTTGGATATCATGGTCATTGCTAACAGTGGTGTGCTCGCTGTGTGTTCTTTTATTCTCCTAATCATCTCCTACAGCATCATCCTAGTGACCATCCGGAATCGCCCTTCAGACAGGTCATCCAAGGCTCTGTCCACTTTGACTGCTCACATCACAGTAGTTCTTTTGTTCTTTGGACCATGTGTCTTCATTTATGCCTGGCCATTCCCTGTCAAGTCATTAGATAAGTTCCTTGCTGTGTTTGATTCTGTGGTCACTCCTCTCTTAAACCCAATTATTTACACACTGAGGAACAAAGACATGAAGATGGCACTGAAACGCCTGAGAAAATggaatgtgaattttaggataaatTTTTAG